A section of the Apostichopus japonicus isolate 1M-3 chromosome 1, ASM3797524v1, whole genome shotgun sequence genome encodes:
- the LOC139955669 gene encoding uncharacterized protein isoform X1, which translates to MPRFFPRYNFETKMACPSPWKDIEDKFFECSICLDLFKEPKQLPCLHRFCKQCLESLLEGQVGTFECPLCKDVCKIPNNRIDGFKTDFHMKSMLQFIQLQKTIENEEVRVCVCCSKKLKVTAYCFKCKDFLCVQCYQFHSTNKMVADHRDNVLALKDVEAKSLTLEKLASLKEAPRCHIHTEFIAHLCCCACGNLPVCITCTYGKHKGHDLQDVANVSKEERERLQKRLDELVKRKENVTSLTDKINRINAELTSIVAVTKRKWKTQYEDQTRKLKNKKEKEKRVFNRFKTVLEERSQKELKELESEMEEKIRKIREDYDRMIEIKIRESKEKEDTKRNGMENRELKIDEKMNRLDALMNERNKTIDEQQQRKLRETQNLSDLCNQWVNKFEDLSTIASSVLESQNHWTDAQCIPDIRAASEPLVEDLMKDFPEMESLSDITMDDLPMLCTDRVNISDHLEYVVDIDVIKVNGFLTSITGTGSGNIVVSGCLPFDQSFITVINRQGRQIRHDKIDEAKGSSLYPTRYCAALSRDRIASVCVSNQVGVYNIHDGSFTQNNITSLFDDLKTVNQKYASCITTDPKRGHIIVGTYSGLLFIFDDELTFIPALKLPEVIKLSRDILYHKGVLLICDEASRCAYAVTIDTTKTEAELLYKLPIPDIDRKTWRPYSICADRAGFVYILWYGGGTRIITQYSQDGQQLLTTKRTEDTARCMTTLMTEEGEKLLVATSYAAKILCYGLTPE; encoded by the exons ATATAATTTCGAGACAAAAATGGCTTGTCCATCTCCTTGGAAAGACATCGAAGATAAATTCTTtgaatgttcaatttgtttggatCTGTTTAAAGAACCGAAACAATTACCATGTCTGCATAGATTCTGTAAACAATGTCTGGAATCTTTACTAGAAGGACAGGTTGGGACATTTGAATGTCCTCTTTGTAAAGATGTCTGTAAAATACCAAACAATAGAATAGATGGATTCAAGACTGACTTCCATATGAAAAGTATGCTGCAGTTTATTCAGCTAcagaaaacaattgaaaatgaagaaGTTAGGGTCTGTGTTTGCTGTTCAAAAAAGTTAAAGGTTACAGCGTACTGTTTTAAGTGCAAAGATTTTCTTTGTGTTCAGTGTTATCAATTTCACTCGACCAACAAGATGGTTGCTGATCATCGGGATAATGTATTAGCTCTGAAAGATGTTGAAGCAAAGAGTCTCACATTAGAAAAACTTGCATCATTAAAGGAAGCTCCTAGGTGCCATATTCATACAGAATTTATAGCTCATTTATGTTGTTGTGCTTGTGGCAATCTCCCTGTTTGTATAACATGTACATATGGaaaacacaaaggtcatgacctaCAAGACGTTGCGAATGTGtcgaaagaagaaagagagagattGCAGAAGAGATTGGATGAACTTGTAAAACGGAAAGAAAATGTAACCAGCTTAACTGATAAGATAAACAGAATAAATGCAGAACTTACATCAATCGTTGCTGTTACAAAAAGGAAATGGAAAACGCAGTACGAAGATCAGACCAGGAAGTTAAAgaataagaaagagaaagaaaagagagttTTCAACAGATTTAAAACAGTTCTTGAAGAAAGGAGTCAAAAAGAATTGAAAGAATTAGAATCAGAAATGGaagagaaaataagaaaaataagagAAGATTACGACAGGatgattgaaattaaaattagggaatcaaaagagaaagaggaTACCAAACGAAATGGAATGGAAAACAGAGAATTAAAGATTGACGAAAAAATGAACCGACTTGATGCattaatgaatgagagaaaTAAGACAATAGACGAACAACAGCAACGCAAGCTTAGAGAAACACAAAACTTATCAGATCTTTGTAACCAATGGGTCAATAAGTTTGAAGATTTGTCTACTATAGCTTCTAGTGTCCTTGAATCACAGAACCACTGGACTGACGCACAATGTATTCCTGATATAAGAGCTGCGAGTGAACCTCTTGTTGAGGATCTTATGAAAGATTTTCCAGAAATGGAATCTTTATCTGATATAACAATGGATGATCTACCAATGTTGTGTACTGATAGAGTAAATATATCGGATCATTTAGAATATGTTGTTGATATTGATGTGATCAAAGTTAATGGGTTTTTAACTAGTATAACAGGTACCGGATCTGGTAACATCGTCGTCTCTGGGTGTTTACCATTTGACCAATCATTCATCACTGTCATAAACAGACAAGGACGTCAGATTCGTCATGACAAGATAGATGAAGCCAAAGGGAGCTCTCTTTATCCCACGCGTTACTGTGCTGCTTTATCACGTGATAGGATAGCTTCGGTTTGTGTATCCAATCAGGTTGGTGTTTATAATATTCATGATGGGTCctttactcaaaataacatCACGTCCCTCTTTGATGACCTCAAAACGGTGAATCAGAAGTATGCGTCTTGTATAACTACTGATCCTAAACGTGGCCACATCATTGTAGGTACATATAGTGGATTGCTATTTATATTTGATGACGAATTGACTTTCATTCCAGCTTTGAAGCTGCCAGAGGTTATAAAACTGTCAAGAGATATCCTTTATCATAAAGGCGTTCTGCTGATATGCGATGAAGCGAGTAGATGTGCATACGCTGTAACCATTGATACAACTAAAACAGAGGCAGAGTTACTATACAAGCTTCCGATACCAGATATTGACAGAAAGACTTGGCGTCCTTACAGTATATGTGCAGACAGGGCAGGTTTTGTATACATCTTGTGGTATGGTGGTGGAACACGTATCATCACACAGTACAGTCAAGATGGTCAGCAGTTGTTGACAACCAAACGGACAGAAGATACAGCACGGTGTATGACAACATTGATGACAGAGGAGGGAGAGAAGCTACTTGTAGCTACGTCATATGCAGCAAAGATACTTTGTTATGGTCTG ACACCAGAATAA